The window AGTCATAaattcgacaaagtaccaagcgaagaactttagtacacctatagatgcctagagttatgtatatattcacaaagtgagagaaaaaaaaggagagaagagtcacataggcgcgCGTGCAAGGACATAATCGTACAGgctacatgatagaaggtagcaacagttacgagattggaagaattccgaccacaagtcgtgttTTGAGAAAGAGGCATAAAGGGGGGGGAATAacttggcctttggatttattcgcagaacagttgcctagatggcaaggacaatATAAAATAATTCATAAGAGTTGTAGGTTATGCAACTGATAAGcgtatcagtcaacattcgaggacgaatgttcccggggggggggggggatgttacaccccatgttttcgtacgtaaaagtacgccgtAAGTCagttgatgtaagctcggaaatgagatcatcttgggaagtaaataaagtaagttaatcatattaccttggaggtaaaaaatatttaagatcatgaacttcaagtaccaagagggtaggaaggtttagaagctaaacgaatcgaagaaaataagtttcgttgaaagtcgGCAAGTTGAAAATGTTATAACCCGTTTTTATCCGACCGCCGCCCCTAAAATCCCTAGAACCTTCCCCTTTCTCTGAAGAACCCTAATCGCCGCCCTTTCCAATCCCTCTCTTAATCCCGTTAACAATGGGATTCACCCATTATTTGCTTGTCATATGTATGTTCCTTCGCTACTGGTTGCTTCTTTATGGTATCACCTAAGTACTTGCTTGATTTGGAAAGTATCCTCTATAAAACGGGTCAGGCAGACTCAATTCTAGGAATTTGGATGATGATTCCGCCTATATACGCTCAACAAGGAGCGATTTGCACCTCAGATTCAATTTTCAAGCGATTGAACCCAATTACGGTTTGAGATTCTATAACTCCTCTACTAATTCTGATTTTGCATGTgatatttcctttccttatttgcacttaattgattgttttccttgtttgttcgttcaatttcaacactatataaacccctcccttAATTCCCCTAAAAAGGACCTTAGTCACTGAAATTAACTACTGTtactctcttattctctcattctATACTATTCTGAAATTTGAGACCTTGaacggctgaaagccaaggccaccggaaaTTCGATCGTTACTCTTTCTCagtgcgagcactgcccggggttcacttgaaacccttagaAACTCTGACGCACTGGGAGTTTGGAGGTATTATTGTTCGCTTGCTATTAACACTGAAGTATTGCTGAAACCACCCTTCTTGTTTACTTGTTATCCTATAACTGGTAATGTATCTATGACTCTTGAAATTTCTTTTTTCCTCTGTTTGTATTCATATTTTGCACATCTATGTCTCTAAGAATTTGTATGAATCAACATGCCATTATATATTTTTGTAGTTCTTTTTGAGACTCCATGCCTCATGGCAGTTCAGCCTGCCTATTTTGATTCTGCCTGCTTGGGTTTGCTTGCTAACACCTGTGTTCGAGTATTTGTTACTGGCGTTTAATCTGAGTTTGGTTTCTTTCCTTGTTCTACATTGTCATGGTAACTGATGCCCAATATGTGTTCTGACTCCTATTGAATCGTTCATGTATAAATTAGTGCTTCCCTAAGAGTTAGTTCTTGATCATGTTATTAGCTAAGCATGTGTTTCCCCTGTTTAATGTGTGCTCCCTCATTTGTTCACTCATGTGCTCGTTAATATTGCCTAACACTTCTAGGATGAGATTCAATATATACCTCTTCCCCTATATGTGGTTAAGACCTAGTGCTTGCATGTCCTATTAATCTGGAGTTGAAATATCTTCACTTATCATGAATTCTGGTATTGTTTTTGAACCTTTATACTAGGATTGATACTCAATATATTAAGTCACATGGTCAACTAAGTGATACGCTTCTGATTCTCATGGTAATTGTTTAAAGTCCTTTAGGCTAATTTTGGACTATGCTTTGCTTTGAAACTCTATCTGGCATAGTTTGTTACCTTACGATGTTCAAACCTGTCATAGGACACTTGTTTTGTTTGTACCATATGTGCTTGTAAAGGATTTTGTGTAACCTTATTTGCATGTCTTTGTTTGTAAATCCCCGCTATCTCTCTATTAGTTATAGCATTAAAGATGAAACTCATAAGTCTTAAAGTTTGTTTGGCTGGTTGATAGTAGGAtatatttatgcaatttagacactatttacactctaatttagccgcactttattgatatttaaatgctaaaagataacaaaatgctctaattaagaatttgatgCTTTACAGGAGCTACTCCGAGCTAGGATGGAGCTAatgagtgttttggagtcaacatGGAGCATGGAAGGCCAATCAAAGGTTAGCCCGGTCGAAAAGGAGCGAGAAAAGCAAGCGAGACGACTCCTCCGAGTGCGCGGCTGCGAAGTGAGCCGCGAATTAGCTGCGAACTCAAGGCAGTGAGGCAGTGGAAATCCGCTGCCGGATCCGCGGTCGAATCTGCGGCCGCGGATGGGCTGACAAAAGCCAAAAATGCAGAGTTAATTATGTAATTTCCTGAGCGgctaacctaaacctatatgcAGCCAAAACTCTCCCAGAAGTCATATAGAGCTggttttagaagattttggagcGAAGAACAATAGCCCTAGATCCTTTTATTCAATTTtagtcttgattattgctaattttattgtcatttttccttagcTAATAAATTCCACTGATTAGTCATAAAACTCTTGCATCCAGAAATTGTatgagcttatcattagcattatttaaagttgtagtaaataggttagttcctcgtgggattcgactccggacttgaatCAGgatatatttgcagcgaccgcttagtcctttttataaggcatagttgggcgtgatcaaattttggcgccgttaccggggaactaacggtgttatttattacaactcAGAAGAATTGATAGGACTTTTAGTTTAGATCAATTTCTTACGGTGTTTAAATTTTTCCATTGAAATTCTCACGTTTGAATTCTCCTGTGAATCAGGTATATGCCTAGAAGCTCTTCGAGGACTGGTGAAATTtttgaaggactctcagaccccgaGGAAGCATTCAGGGCATTAAATCAAGCCAACAAGAAGAAAAAACAGTTACAACAAAAACACACACTCGAAACTAAAATGGACAATGTGGACGATGTCAACGGAAACAATCGGAATAGTCGGGTTGAACCAAACAATGGAGTgctggcacctcttgtgccagaagctgctctttatgattgggcacaactAACTGCTGATAACCTGGCCACCGCCATTGCTGTATCTCAGATACAAGcggagacattccagatcaccaacaacatgATGCATCTGTTGCAAAATAAGGGATTGTTCTCTGAGTCATACATTGAAAACCCACAACAACATCTAAAGAATTTTCTATCAATATATGTGACCCAAAGACAGCCGAATGTGACTCCTAAAGCCATCAAGCTATTACTGTTTCCATTCTCTGTGACTGGAGTGGCTCAAACTTGGCTGAATTCGCTCCCAATAAACTCCATTGCCACTTGGGAAGAATTAGTCAAACAGTTCTTAAACAAGTTTTATCCTCCCAACAAGACTGAGGAAGATTGATGAGATATTGCAGTTCAGGCAGAAACCAACTAAGACCTTGCAAGAAACCTGGGAGAGGTTCAAAGGTATGCTGGTGAAGTGTCCACACCATGGCATTCTAGATCAGATGCTGGGAAAGAGATTCTATATGGGTTTAGCAGACAGTTTGAAGGCCAATGTAGATGCTTCAGGTGGGGGTCCATTTTTGAGCAAGACATTCACAGAGTACAAGAttcttcttgacaagatggcTCAAAATTCAGGCTGGATGACTAGAGGTATGACACTTACACCAATTGTGCATTATGTTGCTCTTGACCCATATAATTCCCATGCAGAGAACATAACCACTCTCATGACTCAGATAAGCATACTAACAAAGAAAATTGATGAGATAGGTACAAAGCAAGTGCACATTGTTGATACAACAAATGGAGGATTGTGCACTCCTTGTATAAACCAGTCCTATGTGTGCTCATGGAGTAGAGAGAATGATAACCAGGGCTTCAGAGAAGACGTGAATAATGTTAATAATTTTGGAGGTCAGAGGCAAAGTGGGAAACAATGGGGACCAGCACCAAATCAGCAGTACAGGCCCAACCTGCCACAACACAACCCCAATTCTGAATGCGCACGACCACAAGGTCAAGTTGTACCTAATCAAAGGCAGCATGGCTATAATCAGAAGCACCACCAACAGTTGGCCTACCAACCACCTCATATACAACAGGACAGCAACATGGTAGAAATCAGGGGTATGCTGCAACAACTCATTGGAAAAAATGGCAAGATACAAGAAAAGTTAGCAGCACATGATTCAGCAATCAAAGGCATTGAACCTCAACTGGGACATCTGTCTATGGCCTTGAACAATCGCCCCCAAGGAACATTTCCTGCAGATACAAATATTAACCCAAAGGAGCAAAACCCAAATCAGCTAATGGTAGTGAGTCTCAGGAATGGAAGAGATTTAGACAGAGAGCAAGCAGTTGCTTAATCTAGGAGAGAGACTATGCCAACTACTCCAGTTACATTAGAGGCATAAGGGTCAGCAGAGCTCACTGAGGTGGTAGTTGAATAGGCACATGTTGACAAGGGTAGTGCGAAGGAAGGTGAACAAGTCTCAGAAcaggtggcacctcttgtgccagaagcttcCAACAAAGAAAAGACATTAAGTAGTGGACAGAGGTTGACTcctgcaccattccctcagagattggcaaaacaaaagaaagatgatcaatacaggaaattcatggaaatgctttgacagattcaattgaatattccacttatggatgctttgagggaaatgccagggtatgcaaaaataatgaaggacttgatgtcgcGGAAATTTGACTTCCAGGACCTGTCCACTGTAACTCTGACACAGACCTGCAGCGCGGTAGTGACAAAACCTATGGCCCAAAAGGTGTCTGATCCAAGTAGCTTCACTATCCCATGCACTATTGGGAGTTATGCTTTTTCTAAAGCATTGTGTGACATGGGAGCCAccataaacttgatgcccttggtAATCTATACAAAACTGGGCATTGCAAGAGCTAGACCGACCTCAATATTGCTGCAACTGGCTGATCGCACAGTCAAAAGACCGACAGGTATTCTTGATGATGAGCTTGTGCAAGTGGGGAAatttgtatttcctgtagactttGTTATTCTTGACTGGCAGGTGGATAAAGAGATACCTATCATTCTGGGAAGGCCATTCTTAGTCACTATCAGAGCATTAATTGATTGCGAGACTGGAGAGTTGAGAATGAGTTTGAACAATGAAGAAATAATATTTAACGTTCAAAAATCCATGAGGAGACCCAGTGAATTTGCAAACTGCTCATTAGTGGAGGCCGTGGATGTGATACTATAAGAAGAGGATGAGACCCTTAATGTCAAGGATCCACTAGAAGCCTGCTTGATGAATTTGGAAGAGATGGATGGTGAAGGGTTGGCAGAGTGGGTCATGGCTCTCGAAGGTCAAGGATTCTAGAAAAAGGAACCTCAGTTCAAGCCCCTACGCTTAGAAGAGAGAGCAACACCACCTGCAAAACCATTAATAAAGGAGCCACCTGAGCTGGACTTGAAACCGCTTCCAGCCCACCTCAGGTACGCTTTCTTGGGGCCTAATTCTACTTTGcctgttattatatcatctggtttGCTAGTTGTGCAGGTAGAGCAACTATTGCAGGTATTGCAAGAATgtaagactgccattgggtggactATGGCAGACATAAAGGCTATCAGCccagccttttgcatgcacaagattcttctggaagaggggcacaaacctttCAGGGAATATCAATGACGGCTGAACCCGAATATGAAGGAAGTAgtaaagaaagaagtgatcaagtgaCTGGATGCAggtatcatcttccccatctctgatagcaacTGGGTCAGTCTTgtccaatgtgtgccgaaaaagggaTGAATGACGGTCGTACAAAATGAGAATAATGAGTTGATCTCGACTCGTATAGTCACGTGGTGGCGGATTTGCATGGACTATCGGAAACTGAACACAGCCACTCGAAAGGACCATTTCCCCTtgcctttcattgaccaaatgttggacaggTTAGCCGGGCGGTCCCacttctgtttcttggatggatacTCGAGGTATAACCAGATCTCAATAGCCCCGGAAGACAGAGAAAAcatcattcacttgtccatatgtcatctttgcctttcggagaatgccctttggactttgcaatgcaccggctacattccagcggtgtatgttagccattttcacttacatggtggaggatattatggaggtgtttatggatgatttctctgtggtgggggattcattcgaagattgtcttcacaacttaagaagagtgctcaaaagatgtATGGAGACAAATCTGGTgctgaattgggaaaagtgccattttatggtacaagaaggaatAGTGTTGGGGCATCGAGTTTCCAGCAAGGGCATTGAAGTAGACCATGCCAGGTTGATGTGATTGAGAAGCTGCCACCACCCACTTCGGTAAAGGCAGTGAGAACTTTCCTTGGGCACGCCGAGTTCTATAGGCGATGCAttaaagatttttccaaaattgctaaccccttatGTAAGCTACTTGAAAAGGATCGgccctttgtgttttctaatgattgcaggttggtttttgaggagctgaagaagagaTTGGTGAATACACCCATCATAGTTccacccaactgggagcaaccattcgagctcatgtgcgatgccagtgattatgctataggagcagtcttggggAAACACAAAGACAAGATGATGCACCTGATTTACTATGAAAGCAGGACGCTCAGTGGCGCACAGCTCTATTACACTGTAACGGAAAAGGAAATTCTGGCTTTAGTGTTTACTTTCGACAAATTCAGGTCGTACTTAATTGGTTCAAAAgttattgtttatactgaccatgcatcaattaggtacttgatagcaatgaaggagtcaaagccacgcttgatTCGCTGGGTTCTTTCGCTACAAGAATTCAATCTGAAAATCCGTGACAGAAAGGGGACGGGCAATCAAGCGGCAGACCACCTCTTAAGattggaaggagctgaaaagagAATGGAGGTTGAAGACATAACAGAGACATTCATGGATGAACAGTTACTTGTTGTGACAATGGAGGAGACGCCATGGTATGCTTATATTGCTAACTTTTTAGCAAgcggtattgtaccttatgaactctcctcaattcaaaagaaaatgtTCTTCCGCGATTGTCGAGCCTATTATTGGGACGAACCTCtattgtttaaaatatgtgtagataacatgatccggaggtgtATCCCCGAGCAAGATCAAGCTTCTATTTTGTaggcttgccatgcttcaccatatggtgggcaCTTTGGAGGAATCTAGACAGCAACAAAAGTGTTGGAATCGGGATTGTATTGGCCTACCCTGTTCAAAGATACTCATGCTTGGGCCAAAAGTTGCAATGAATGCCAAAGGACAGGCAACATATCTCGCCGTCACGAGATGCCGATGACCACAATTCAAGAGGTGAAGGtttttgacatgtgggggatcgactttatggggccgttcgtcagctcgtatggtaacaaatatatattagtagcagttgactatgtctccaagtgggtcgaagcggTGGCTCTCCTgaccaatgatgcaaaaggggtAACAAGTTTCCTAAAGAAAaccatcttcacacgttttggcaccccgagagctataatcagtgatggtggaacccatttttgcaatagagcgttCGCACATATATTGGAAAAGTATGGAGTTTGCAACAAAGTAGCCACACCGTACCACCCACAGACGAgtgggcaagttgaagtgtccaaTGGGGAAATTAAAAGTGTCCTGTCAAAGACAATGAATGCAACAAGGACAGATTGGGCGaagaagctggatgatgcattatgggcgtaCCGCACAGcattcaaaactccaattggtatgtcaccgtacaagTTGGTATTTGGAAAGGCATGCCACCTTCCGGTAGAGCTCGAACATAAAGCACTTTGGGCACTGCGGAAGTTGAATCTGGATATAGAGACCACAGGCACCAGCAGAGTCACTGAGTTATATGAGCTTGAGGAATTTAGGTTCCATGCATTTGAGAATTCTAGATTatacaaagaaaatatgaaaatgatccATGATAAGCACATCTTAGATCGAAACTTCAAGCCCggagatctagtgttgttatacaactcgagattgaGATTGTTTCTGGGTAAGTTAAAGTCCCGATGTTCAGGACCCTTCAGAGTGGTGTAAGTGTTCTCAAGTGGAGCTGTAGAGATTGAATCCAAAGATGGGACAAACAAGTTCACGGTAAATGGGCAAAGGttaaaacattaccttggaatggTCGAAGAGAAAGGGGATAGAGTGGTAATAACTTTGGAAGAGCCCCAGTACGTGAACGAGGAGTGATAATGAAAGCATGCGTCGTGTCGccacgttaaatcaggcgcttcttgggaggcaacccattagTTTTCTTACTTTGGTTgttgtaattgattttgaacGACTTTGACCGATCTACTAGTGTGTAGGGCAAAAGATTATGCGCATAGGAAGGATTCGGGGGTCGAAATTAACCCAAGAATAGGTAAAAATGCGGCAAAGAAAAAATAATTGGCTGGAGACGAAGATCAGCGGCCGCGAATTGGACCGCGGATATGGCCATGGATTTTGGCCTGTGTTCTATCCCCCATCCACGGCTGCGAATTGGACCGCGGATTGGGCACGGATTTTTGGTCCCCCTCTGCCCATAATCCGCGACCGTGGACGCGACTGCGGATATGGGGGCGTGTCCACGtaagtttatttcttctatttttagttaaatttttttatttttccctaaCTTAAACGCCACCACCCCCACTTCCTTTCCCATTTCCCCCACTTCTCTTCTTTCCTTCCTAACTTCAAGTCCCCAAACCCTTCTCCTTACCCCCATATCTTAAACGCCCCTCCTTTctgtaatgatccggccggtcgttttgagagttatagccccgttttccccatttctacttcttttgtgttaattatctatattatgttatatcgagTTAGTTGGTTTGGGATGTTAGTTTGGGACGTTaagagtgaattgagacatttaatctcttaagtagaaacttaataaggaaaagtcaatcggatgttgacatatgtgtaaacgatctcggatttgaattctgatggttctgttagctccgttaggtgattttgtacttaggagtgtgtccggaatgtgatttggaggtccgtggtaaaattaggcttgaattggcgaaattggaaatttggcgatttcggtcggtagtgaaaaatttgatatcgggatcggaatggaattctggaagttggagtaggttcgtagtgtcatttgtgatgtgtgtgtaaaatttgaggttattcagatgtggtttgattggtttcggcatcggttgtcgaatttggaaatttagaagttcttaggcttgaatccgagggtaatttgatgatttgatattgttttgggtgattcgaaggttcgactaggtttgtatgttgatatatgacttgtagatatttttgattgaggtctcgagggcctcaggtgagtttcgggtgattaacggatagtttttggactttgcaaaatgGCTGATCTGCTGGTATGAACTttttggtttccttatacgcgattgcGTGGGTAGGTCCgtgatcgcgtaggcttatttgGGGGCAGAGGTGAGTTGTTCTGTGCGATCGCAGGATTTGGGACGCGATCGCATGCGTTTGTGAAGTTTTGCTTTGTGAACGCGTGGacagtgtcgcgttcgcgtagaggtatCGAGCTGGTGAAGAGGCGAGGtgattgctctacgcgatcgcgtgaggtagGATGCGGTCGCGTAGGTTTGAGAGGTAGTGATCCGTGATCGCGTGGGTaatttcgcgttcgcgtaaggttaaTGTGTGGGCAACCtgctttgtgcttcgcgatcgcgaggccatttccgcgatcgcgattaaggaaaatCCGCGATCGCTATTAAGGAAAATCTAGGCAGCAGTGTTAAATTCCAAAATAGAGGGTTTGGACTCAtttgcatattttgagctagagacaacggatttaggcgatatttggagggatttttagggagttgattggggtaagtgtttctcacttgattttggttaaattcgatgattatatcttgatttttatcatttaaattgtgatttggggtgaaaaattggggaaaagtggTAGAAttcttgagatggaattttgaggttttgaaggggattttgttgtcggattttggtaaatttgatatgactagactcatgagtgaatggtctttcaagttttgtaaattttgtcggattttgagacgtgggcctgggggcgagtttgagccaattttgggttttggtctaatttgatagtttttcttgtggaattcattccattagcgtatattgatggtattgtactgattgtgaatagatttggagcatttggaggccgagtacAGAGGCAaaagcattgcggggtagagatttgaccggtttgaggtaagtaacgattgtaaatctagtcctgagggtatgaagctccggatttcgtatcattctactattttaaagtgacacacatactaggtgacgggcgtgtgggcgtgcactgttggggattgtgacttggtccgtcccgtagcaactgtaaagttgcatattttctggaaattatatgatacttgtgtgtttttagaaagagtttctgttaattgggctgaatgccatgtttgggccttgtgccaatactgtttggacccttaggggccttttcttactatcctctcactgttttcgattgaaaatctatactcagtcatggttattacctgtttactgcatgactcagttttattactcgattttgatgcatataaatgttgttttgggctgagcaccctgctTTTACTGAAAT is drawn from Nicotiana tabacum cultivar K326 chromosome 9, ASM71507v2, whole genome shotgun sequence and contains these coding sequences:
- the LOC107817641 gene encoding uncharacterized protein LOC107817641; its protein translation is MKDLMSRKFDFQDLSTVTLTQTCSAVVTKPMAQKVSDPSSFTIPCTIGSYAFSKALCDMGATINLMPLVIYTKLGIARARPTSILLQLADRTVKRPTGILDDELVQVGKFVFPVDFVILDWQVDKEIPIILGRPFLVTIRALIDCETGELRMSLNNEEIIFNVQKSMRRPSEFANCSLVEAVDVIL